The nucleotide window CACTGCTGTTAAGGATTACAGTTTCACTATTGTCActgatttatatattttagaattttaaaatatattattttaatattttataattacaataaattgtattaaaagtaCATTCCTGTTGTATATTATCTGGAGATGTGTAGCAAAAATCGGGCCTGGGGTGGCTGAGCCCATACAGCGGTTATGCTGATTTGTGATTGATGAGTTTGTTTTTACCCTGGCTGCTGTTTCTGTgtgtcttgtttttctctttttttctgttctttctttttttctgttgttcttttaatattgttagctgcccagagtcatgaatttgagataggcggccatatatattgaaataataaataaacaggcaATATAGAAATGcttcaaaaaaataaatgaatgaataagataTACCGTAGTTTaataccaaggactccatatagtTTAATGTTGTTGCACATACAAGATAACTTCTTTGACCATATTAATAATTGGACATTTAACCACATTCTAAGCTTGATGCATAACTGTCAACCTTAGATTCTCATCCAGACTTTACCAACATAGTACTTTCCAGATTCATTGAACTGCAGCTTCCATAATCCTCAGGCTACAAACTAGCTGAGATTcataggagttgaagtctaataGAGTTTGATGGCCAGGCTGGGACAGATATTCTTGCCTTATTCCCAGTGCTGTATTACTTCCTTTTCCCAAAGGAGGTAGATGGAGTTAAAACCACACTTAGCCATGTATTATGTAGTAAAACTATTCCTCACCCTCTTTTTGTAGCACATTTGTCCTAAAATCTGATCAAAACTATTTCAAAGTGaccttttctaaaaagaaaaaagaaaaagagtatcaGTGTATAAGGCAAACTCTGATATAAATTAATGACAGATtcccagatttattttattttatgaaatataaCATTGATGATGGTAATCTCTGCAAACCTAATAACTTTTTCATCTAATCTAACGAAAAATGCACACAGATGCTGCTGTTTTGTGCAGATTGATACTCAATTTTAGTACTTCAGGTgagaaataacatcttttttgAAACATATTGACATGTTCCCCTATAATTTAGCATGTTTCTCCAGTAACTGTTGACTTTTAAAGGAGTTTCAAAGGATTAAAAAGTAGTGGTTGGGAGAGGGTGTTGCATTCTCTATGAAATTGTTGATGTCTAATGATCatcaaagcatttttctttcataGTGAGTTTGACAGTGTGAGACGCTTCTGTGCTcagtctgctttaaaaaaaaagtgttttcaaCCTCAGATATTTCTGAAAACATCCATATGCACTTCCAGAGTTATATTTTAGCTAATCTTGGCCAACAGAGGAGGTGTTGTTCATATAAGAAAAGGCTGCAGATGTATTCTTTTTTATAACATGCATATTTTCTTAATTGGCTACATAATATGGGACTATAATAGCTTGGCTCTGTAGGGAATATAGTGAGGTTTTtatgcttcttcttttttaacttaGCTTAAAAGTTATAGCATCTTAGATTGTGACGCTATTTGGAGGAAGCAGCTGAAAGTTAGATATGTGAGGGTTTGTTTCCTGTTAAAATATCAAGACCATGAGGAAATAAAACCTATTTCCAGTAGCTAAATTCTGTGGCATAGCAATGTCTGAACACAATATACAGCTGTGCTTAGGTCCTGCTGtgcacagacttttttttttcatcatggatattttgtattgtaacattgttttcttccttcttcctttttgatTTTTGACTGTgagtttttaaaagcaaaataaatacattcaaactTTCAGTTAGCATCATACAACAGCCTTCCTaacctggcatcctccagataAGTTGGAATTAGAACATATTGCAATAAATTTCTAGAATtcaagactacaggtagtccttgcttaccaaccacaattgggaccagaactctaTCGCTAAGTGccgcagttgctaagcaaaaagtcacatgaccatgctggaCTTATGTTACTTctactgtggttgttaaatgaatcatcacagttgttaagtgagacatcacatgaccgcaacttgaGTTTTACTTCCGCATTCTCtgttaattctgcttgttggaagctgggtatgaagcttgcaaatggtgatcatgtgtctGCCGGATGCTGCAATGggtgtaaatgcaaggattggtgtgatagaatgtgagggtgacttggaagacagggagaagagatgctgcctagggaataatcagataaaagaaagggGAGTCTGAGAAtgggtaatggtctaaagaagaaacttagacAAGACCTGCCCTGatcactcaagcgataaatagggacggcaagagatttgtactttcagacttgcaagattctgttaatgtagccttacaataaagtagaattagctcacctagtcatgtttcctgtctggtttacttgggagggctgacaattggtcacaaagctatttttttcccagccattgtaactttgaacagttgttaaataaggcggttggtaagtgagggctacctgtatgcttgctggggaattctggaagctgctctTTTTCAATGTCTCATGTGAAATAAAGATCACTTGCCTCTCTCATATGAAATGAAGGTGGTTAATGGTTTTAGACATTGCAGTTAccttctttccccccaccccaaaaatgcaaaattataataaaacctaTTTCCAGGCATATCTCTTATATTACTAGAAGACAGCTTAAGCATTTTTTATATTGCTGTTTGGGctagaaataaaaaacagaattttaaagcATATATATAATTACTACATGCCTTTTTATATTGCCCACTCTCTCTCCATTATAGCTTGAGTGTAAGAAAAGTCCTCAGAAAAAACAGCACTgcatactccaaaactgagaatcCATGGGCAGAACTAGGCAAGACTGATTATAGTAATGCAATCAGAGATCAGGATAAATATCAAAAAAGCAATCTGATGAAAATCACTTTTCTGAACATGCTCTTTGCAGTTCAGGTGAATAGGAGCTTCCCTTAAAATGCAAATTTGACCTTTGGAGAAACAATTTTCTGTAAAATTTTGGCAGGtacagaaataatttttcaacCCGTTCCTCTCCTATCTCTCTACAGTTCCAGTGCTGTATTTACATACTGTAactaaatgcatatattttaattgcatttatcCAATCAGCATCTTGTCTAATATTCTGACTCTGCCTAATGTAGCTTCCCCACTCATATTTAAGAGCAAACTCTGGACTCGAGTAATTTTAAGCTAAGCTATTTTGTTTCAATTAAAATTGTTTTACCATCAGATTTAATAACATAATTGTTATTtacttttataaattatttaataattacacaataaaataatatttatatttaatatatttgtaacCTAAAAACAAATGATGGGATTTGAAAATTGGACCTAATTTTGATAAATGAAGTCAGCACACTCCTTTTTCCAGGTCTAAAGCAGAGTTTAGAACGTTTTGTGGCATTCTTTGTACTTTTCATTCTCTACCTGTCCCATATCTCAAGTACATCTCAGTGTGGTATTAGCTGCTGTTTCTCTGCTCTACTTAAATGTCCTTTGCACCAAATAACTCTTTATGTTCCATGTGCTATCAGTCTATCTTTACAACGAATTCTAAATTGCTTCTTATAGCTGAAACTTTATCTGTGAAGTgattaatattttttctaaacAGAGCATTGTTATAACCTATGGTCtctataataaatataatgcttTGATATTGTGAACTTGGCTTTGTAGATATGGCAGTAATTGTTTTTAAGAAATTAGGCTGTTGCCTAAAGTGTAGAAAATTTGGAGGAGGCATGATGTGATTTTTGTAAGGCTTATAGTCAGCATTtctgtttagtattttttttaagttcttactttttaaaattctgtgaaaTAGCTGTGTGAGGAAGAAAAGGCAATCATAGAAAAACTAAGGTTTGAACAAGAGAGCCTAAGTTTAACATTTAATCTTAGATTTCAATCCTATGAAGACTGAATTCCATTGTGACTACTGCTGAGAAAGCATGGACTGCATTCTACAATTATCATGAATTTGACAAGGTTAcctgtaaaaaacaaaatggggaGCTAGCTGATAATAAAAGAGTGTTTGTTCCATTGATAACCTTCATGTCGAAACAGTCAAGATTGGCTGAATTAGGTTGAGCAAAAAAAATGCTTATCTCTTATAGTGACACATTTAGGATACTTTGTACTCCTATGGTGAGTATACTCAAgcaaaaatgaaagcaatataGCATATAGTACATTTGAGAACTACGAAGCTAGTCATACATTTCCTCAGTGGttcagttttcatatttttttgaaTTGTTATGTGATGTGATATTTGGCTCCTGAATGTGCAGGATTTTGAAGGAATATTGCACACTGGGTCAGTATTATAGGGGCTTTGTAAATCTCAAATTAAGAATAGCCTTCTGGAGATTAAGTTCTGCAGAAGTTTTCAACAAcgttgatgaatttggtggaacagttacaatatattataatattaacaTTTGTATGGctaacttcttttctttttctcttgtgtCAGGTTACATATTTGGGAAAAGTTTCTACAACAGGGATGCAGTTTTTGTCCGGTTGCACAGAAAAACCAGTAATTGAATTGTGGAAGAAGCACACCCTTGCTAGAGAGGACATCTTCCCAGCTAATGCCCTCCTAGAAATCCGCCCTTTCCAAGTTTGGCTTCATCATCTGGACCTCAAAGGAGAGGCCACTGTCCGCATGGATACCTTTCAGGTTGCTCGTATTGCTTACTGCACTGCTGATCACCATGTGAGCCCAAACATTTTTGCTTGGGTTTATCGGGAGATCAATGATGATTTGTCCTATCAGATGGACTGTCATGCCGTAGAATGTGAGAGCAAGTTAGAGGCCAAGAAGTTAGCTCATGCCATGATGGAGGCCTTTAAGAAAACTTTCCATAGCATGAAGAGTGATGGCCGGATCCACAGGAATAGCTCCTCTGAAGAAATGTCTCAAGAATTAGAATCTGATGATGGCTGAACTTAAATTTTTTGATGTTTAAGCAACAGCAAAAATGGCCCTGGGAACAGAAACATATAGATAATGAATAAAAAACCATTCAGTTTGGGAATGATGGAATTCACAATATTTGACTAAtcaccttttcattttttaaaaaaaaagcaattcagaaaatttcctgaaaatatgcttctttattataattatataacatTGAAAtctgctgctgttttgtttttgtttttgttttaatgtgataAAACTTCTTCTTTAGTCATTTGTCCATTTCACCTTCCAAACTTTTTTTAAGCCTTAGAATTCAAGTTCTTGTCTTATGGCTTGtaaattatttccatttccttGTTGAAATTCACTGAGCAGATTTAACAGTGAGATATTTCAGAGTTCGTTGTTAATATGTATCACAGTAGTAAATAGGAACACGttctacagagagagagaatgcaattTGAGGACCTACTGCTATCTCCTTATCATTTCCCAGGCTGAAATTTCTACCTGCAGTTTGATAGCCTAACAATTAATCCACATTTCATAGTTTGAATATTGAAAGATGCTTACATTTACACATTATAATCATatgctatgttttattttattcatttaatcttttaaaatgtactttCAGTCACATATTTCCCCCATAGGCCCATTGTTTTGAAGAGGAACTGCAGAAATGCCAAGTGAATGGTGGGACACCTGAATGTAAACGCCTTCTCGTTGATACCTTGTTCAGTAAATCAGACCACTGCCTAAGGATGAACATCCTGGATAGGTACTAGTTGGGCTGTAATGCTTATTCTCCCTTTGTCCTGGCACAAACTTCA belongs to Candoia aspera isolate rCanAsp1 chromosome 6, rCanAsp1.hap2, whole genome shotgun sequence and includes:
- the PID1 gene encoding PTB-containing, cubilin and LRP1-interacting protein isoform X2 → MWQPATERLQVTYLGKVSTTGMQFLSGCTEKPVIELWKKHTLAREDIFPANALLEIRPFQVWLHHLDLKGEATVRMDTFQVARIAYCTADHHVSPNIFAWVYREINDDLSYQMDCHAVECESKLEAKKLAHAMMEAFKKTFHSMKSDGRIHRNSSSEEMSQELESDDG
- the PID1 gene encoding PTB-containing, cubilin and LRP1-interacting protein isoform X1, encoding MWQPATERLQHFQTMLKTKLNVLTLRKEPLPAVIFHEPEAIELCTTTPLMKTRTHAGCKVTYLGKVSTTGMQFLSGCTEKPVIELWKKHTLAREDIFPANALLEIRPFQVWLHHLDLKGEATVRMDTFQVARIAYCTADHHVSPNIFAWVYREINDDLSYQMDCHAVECESKLEAKKLAHAMMEAFKKTFHSMKSDGRIHRNSSSEEMSQELESDDG